The sequence TTTGTGTTTGTTTCCTACATATAGATCATATGTGACCCGCAGCCATTTCTAAGGTATTGCATCCTGTTTCCAAAACCATGCCAAGTCATCAGGCTCTAAAGTGTCTAGAGGAGGttcaataaagaaaagtaaagaaattaaaaggaCAATGAGGACAGCAAACAAAATGAGTGATTTACAAGAATTAGCATATCCTCTAACGAATGCAACGCCTTCATCTTGACCACTTCTTGAAGATGCATTATCCAGTTGCAGTGTAGGGCAAGTGAAATATCCATAGACTATCCCTGTTAAGGTTGCTCCTAAATGTGTCCTTCATAATGtaacaataaaaaagatagaCAACCAATCAGGAAAATTCTGTTCTTTAAATGTCGAAGCAAGATTCCAACTAGCAGTAAAATCCTACCAGTCATCGATCGGTTCGAAATGGCTCAATATGAAGCTGAGACCAGTTATGATTATTGCCTTCTGGAACATACTCTCTGAAATATCCTTCGCAATTACATCTTTATTTTGCATTTGAAAAACAAGCCAAGCTCCAATTATGGCAAATATAGGTCCCTGCATACATAATAACTTATACACATGAATCAATGGAACTCTTTGACATAAGTGTAAGAAAATGTGGAATAGAGAGAAGAAACAAATGGAAGGTTCTATGATGCTTACTGTTCCACCAACAGTTGGCTCTGGTGTGTGGAGGAAGCTTGTCAAGTTGCCAGAAATTCCTCCAAGtatgaagatcaagacaaacgtAAATGAACCGTAACCTCGGCTAACTTGAGGTCCAAAAGTAAGAAGTGACCAGCATCCAAGAGCCATATGAAACACTCCTGAGTGCTGCATAGGCAATTTTGTTTGTGAAATAGAACATTATAGCAGTGTTCAaaccaaaatattaaaatatctgtAAATGAATGTTTAGCGAATTTTTGAAAAtgtcaaataaataaacttctTGCATAATAAAATGAGTACTATTTTCAAATGGCAGTTGCCTTGTTAATCAAGagatatgaaaaaagaaaaaggtttgCTTTGTTAATCAAAGGAGATGAAAAACAGTTACAGAATGGAAACACGAACCAATCATCAATCTTGTACCAGAAACATTGGTGTCAGTAGCCTCCACCATTCTCCAACCAGGATCAGATCATTTATCTTTGCTCCATATAATAATGGGAGAGTGAATAGCTCAAACTCGGAATTTCTAACTGGACTCGCTAGTTCAAACAGAAAAACAGCGATATTTATAGAAACCAAAATACTCCTGCATGACAAATAGAGGTAAGCATGGTGTTAGCCACATTCTATAAGAATCACACTAAAGCTAAAGCTAGATTAATGGTTTATAATCACAGGACTTAACTTACGTTAAGTACAGATCAGAGGTTTCATCATTTTGCTGCAAGGCCTGAGACCTTCTTAAACCCCTATTGGCATCCTTCTCTCTCAACTTAACAAAACTTTTCGGCTTCTCCTCCTCACCTCTTTTAGAATCTTCATAGACTGAGACCAGTTTTTCTGATTCAGTAGTTAGATCATCAGAAGTTGATGATACATAATTTTCCAAGTTTGAATCTGAAGCCAAAAAAATGTGGATCAGATATCTGTGCAGTGAAAAAAAATTCCattctttcatttcattcTCCATCAAAGTACATTAGTACTAGTCTTAAATTTGAGAGTTGAAAATATGATGggagaatttaaaaaatgacatCTAACCTTTGCTAAGTTTGTCAAGATAAGAATTAAGAGATTGCAGTTCCTCTGTGGGGTTGAtttctttgcttttatttCCTAACTTCGTTGTCTCATCAGAAGAATCTGTAGAAGGCTGATTTGCATCACCTTGGAGTTTTCCAAAATAAGAATCTAGCAACCTCAATTGCTTCTCATTAATACTAGTCTTTGATGCATGCGAACCCATGCTGGAATTTTCTCCTTTCATGCTCCAGACTCTAAGTACGGCGGATGCTTCAGTCATGTTCTGAACATTAGAAGTGCCTTGGTTGAGAAATGCTCCTTTAGAGGCATTCAGTCCTCccatctttcttttcaataaaatatcagcAGTGGGGCATATGACTTGCCAACTTTTCCGTGTATCACTGAAAATACAGCCTTGTGGAAAGGCTAAACATAAACACACAAGACTTCTCTCATGCTGTCTTACTGAATGTTGAGAAGTAAGAAGATGATTTTTATATGGCATTTTGTAGCATACTGGTACTACAGCCATGTACACCTGAAGATTTTAACAGGAAAAATTGACCTGATTATTGTAAATTAAGttattcaatattttgaaCAAATCCCAAAAATAGAAACTTCCCATTATCCAATAATGGCTAAATGCCCAAAAGTACACACTAATTTTATCAGCAACTagaaggggaaaaaaaaaaaactaattaagcTTTATTTATCAAGTGTCCTACAAACTTAGTTACATAAAAAACACCTAGCTTTGTTATCctagaagaaaaaagaaatccaatATAGACAAAGTATAATTCCTTGAGTTTTGCAGATGTTTGTACGTTAGGGCTTACAAGTTACAACTGAGATAGCACTTGGGTATTCACCAAAACATAAAATTGCAAATCCATTGTCTTAAAGTCTTTCTCTgttctatattatatattatattgttacCCAATTCCATTGTTGCAATGTACTGAGAAAGCTCCTTAGTTTTCCAttttgagttttcaaagtAATAGAAGTGCATGGTACTAACTCTAGTACAACCTAAGATGAGAAAAACAGAAGAACCcagaaaaacaaacaaaaataacgGATTCAAGTGGTGGACTTCAAAATTATATCGAATTTGCTCAAAAGAACATGCAGCAAAACGAACTTCACAAAGGGGGAAAAAAACAATCCCAAGAAATGCCATAAAAGATGGGGAGTTAaaacataccaaaatcaaGCAACTCTATCTCGAAAAAGCCCAAGACAAAGAGTTACTGTTGCAGACAGCTTTCCTTTAGTAGAAAATTACAGGAAAATTATGGATGTACTTTAATAGAGTTCAAGAATTACTTGGATAAATTCTGGGATTGAAAGTAAAAGCAGAATCAAGAATCTAGTTATTGCTGATGCCTTATCTTTGTTTTGCCCATACACAGACTGCCATGtataattcaaaatcaatcttaaccaCCATGTTGGCATCAGGCTGGCCCCACCAAGGATTTGCATTGGACCCATGAAATTTAGTGAACTCAATGTGCGGTTGCGGTCTAATTTGAGTAGCAGGGTCAActtcaattataaatttatatttttagccACCGTGAAAAAGACCTCTAAAAGGAATTTCTGTAATTAGGttgcttatatttttattccagGGTGACTAAGAAAAGGTATATTGTAAAGattgtaaaaaaaatcatcataAGCTTAACCCCTACTTGTTTACGgaaaaaatagttatattagtttttcttgCTATGGCTCAATCTTGGAGATTAATGGTATGAAATAACCCATATCTCATGATCCTAAGTGAGATAAATAATAAGacttcaatattagaaattactGGAATCACAACATATAAGAGACAAAATTTGagacaataaaaaagaatttctcaAATTGTTCCTGCTAACCAGTCAGTCACTGTGCTTGTAATTCTagatacaaaagaaatattatggaacataagaaaaaaataaaagagcatTCTATTTGATGTTCAGCATTTAGGAATGCATCTCCCTCTGCCCATGTTTTTTCGGTCTTCTCAAAGgttgaaattgataaaataatatgtcaTACAGCTTTAGCTTTATGTTATTATCTCTTGTATAAATAGGTACTTAGATGATGGTTTAGTATAGAAAAGAGTTGCTGTAGTTATCTTTCTTATCTCTAAATTGTGTATAAGGATcctttgataataaaaaaagtgagATCATTTGCTCAATTTTCTAGTTATCATGGTATCATAGCAGTGATACAGATAAACCTATCAAGTTTTCTCATCATGTCTAATACCATAGAAGATTCAGCTTCTAATAACAGTAGTTCATCACCTCTGACGACTTTTTTAATTTCCGGTCGTCAAAGCACAATAAAACTTATTGTAGGTGAAGGGTTCCGGCGGGCGCCCAAGTATCTTTAGCGACCACAAATTGtaaaacttttcaatttaattgaaaacacACTAACCAGTCAATAAGACTAGCATGGAAAAAAAAGTTGCCACCTGAATAATCACCATGatactttttctaaattttgtgATAAATTAGATTCCTTAGAAAAATATCACCACATCGAGTAATGGATTCGGAAACCAATTTCTCTAGTTCTGTATtttcacttttaattttattatttaataatttatttctttaaatacAGTATGGCATATGATACTGGAAGCACTCGTCTTATGAATTTAGATATTGAAGAATTTACGGGAAATCCAATGATGAAAGTTGTTGTTTCTCCTGAATCTCACGGAGTTGAGGAAAGTCAAAATCTAGATTAGGATTATGAATAATTGAGctaaatattactttttgaaattaaattaaactaaaatgatCAAAAATCAAGTTTTGGGGTCAAAAATCAAAGATAATGCCAAGTACAAGGACTAAATAGCAAAATATTCCAAAGATTAGTTAACTTGGCTCTATGTACAACTAATTGGCTGTGCAGAGCCAATAAGCTCTACATAGTCTTAACTGgctcaaaatttaaattttcacatcgtattttagatttttttaattttaaatgtggatcattattaatatgtaCTTCCTAGAAGACTTATAATTATCtagcttttaattattattttataattaagtggATTTATCCATCAAAAAACGGTTTTGATAAATacctttaattattaataattttttagaactattgataattaaatagatgATTATTTTGGCCTTTAAGATTTTTTCCACCTCCCTtcataaatagaaaatgaaccTAGGCCAAAAAAGAGGGCGTAATTTTTAGGTTGGCAATTTTTCAAAGACAGAACGATCGATAAGATTTTTTTGGTAAAATACTGAGATTTTGAAAAGCAAACACAAACCCTAAATATTTTGGATTAATACCTAATCTTTGAATCAACATCTTCCTTTACTCATGAGACTCAAGGATTTGCACAATATGGTGACAATCTGAGGGTTTTTTAAACTTAATCATCTCATCATTTGCCATTGTTGTAGAATAATCTagaatattatagaatatggagtaattaatagaagatagagtataattaattagagataattctagagattagaatattctagaataatagagtataattaattagagataGTTCTAGAgattagaatattctagaataaaaaaaacttctccaattgtatatatatatatatacttccaTGATCAATAGATAACAcaacaatttcatatttattttctacttttacatggtatcagagcctaatCTGATTATCTGATCCTCATTTGCTTCAGATTGTCCAAGTGAGCAatcatttgttaaaaaaaaatttctgcCCTAGTGAGCAGCACTATGAGACTCTTGTggtgtttctttctttgttgcaTGTGTCTTTATTATTTGGACACTGTTATTATCCATTTTGTTCTCTACTGCCTACTGTTGTAATCATGAGTGGTACCAAATCAGTCATTACCATCGATATCATTCCCAAGAATGACGAAAATTACggatcaaaaattaaattggtcCAATCTTCATGGATAGAGCAAGACTatacgtgtgtatttatgaagcATCAACAAGGCTTATCACCTAACAGATAATCCTCCGGATGACAATACCAAGGAAGCTTGGTTAACAGATGATGCCCGCATATTCTTACAGCTGAGGAACTAAATTGACGGTGAAATTCTTCCTCGCATTGATCACTGTGAGTATGTTAAGAAATTAATGGATTATCTGGATTTTATGTATTCGGGTAAAGGCAATATCTCTCGTATTTATGATGTGTGCCGAGCTTTATCGTGATCGAACAAAGAAGATCAATCTCTCACTGCTTATTTTATGAACTTTAAGCGTACTTATGAGGAGCTTAATGTTTTATTGCCTTTTAGTCTTGACGTGACAGTCCAACAGGCTCAACGAGAACAAATAGCTGTAATGAGTTTTCTTGCTGGTCTTCGTCCTGAATTTGAGTCGGTAAAATCTCAAATTCTTTCCAGTCCCCAAATTCCAACGTTGCAGGAGACTTAGTAGGGTTGTCCGCAATGAATCAACCCCATTAGTTGCTCCATCTTAGCCGACTAATGCCCTCATCAGTCGAAATACTGATTCTGGGCGATTCAGCAGAAACATTAATAAAGGGGGAAGTTCAAGTAATCGGGTTCCAGAACAAGGGGGAGTTGTCTGCTACTATTGTCATGAGCCTAGACACACAAAACAAACTTGCAAGAAATTGCAAAATAGGCTTCAAAGGAATCCGTCTGCACATATTGCAGCTACTACAACTCCTTTTCCTCAACCAACTGATAAGACAATCATGGTCTCTGCAGATGAATATGCTAAATTCTCTCAATATCAAAAGACATTAAGGTCTCCCTTGCAGCCTATCACTGTTATTGCCGACTCAAGAAATCCAAGTCAATGTCTTTTTTCCTCTTCATCAAAATGGGTCATTGATTCTGGTGCTACAGATCATATGACACGTAACCCCaatctattttcttcttttcaaccACATTCCTCTTCTAGCACTGTTAGTTTAGTAGATGGATCACCCTCACGTGTTATTGGCTCATGCACTATTAATGCAACTTCATCCCTTTCTTTATCATTTGTCTTACATCTTCCATAATTTTCCTTCAACTTAATCTCTGTTAGCAAACTTACTCGAGCATTAAATTGTTACATCTCATTTTTTCCTGACTACTATCTTTTTCGGGATCTTATGATGAAGAAGACTATTGGTAGAGGACATGAGTCAAGAGGACTATATATATTGGATACTCAGGTGCCTAAACCCATTGCATGTTCCAAAGGTTCTCGGTCTGCCCGATATTCACTGTCGATTGGGTCATCCATCACTTCTGCTACTTAAACAGTTATATCCTCAGTTTTCTAGTATATCTACTTTAAATTGTGAGTCTTGTCAGTTTGCCAAACATCATCATGTGTTTTCAGGTCTAAGAGTCAATAAACGGGCTAGTAGTCCTTTTGAGTTAGTTCATTCTGACATTTGGGGTCCTTGTTCTATAGTGTCTAAAACTGGATTTCGTTATTTTGTCACTTTTGTAGATGATTATTCTCGTGTTACTTagctttatttaatgaaaaatcgTTCTCagttattttcacatttttttaatttttgtgctGAAATTAAAACACAATTTAATCTTTCTGTGCTTAACTTAAGAAGTGACAATGCAAAAGAATACTTATCCCACTCTTTTCAAACTTACATGACTCAAAATAGTATTCTTCATCAAACTTCTTGTGTTGATACACCTTCTCATAATGGTGTAGCTAAAAGGAAAATAGGCACCTCCTTGAAACAGCTAGAGCTCTTCTATTTCAGATGCAAGTTCCTAAATCATTCTGGGCTGATGCGGTTTCGACCGCTTGTTTCTTAATCAATCGTATGCCATCTTCTGTCCTTCATGGTAAGCCTCCTTATAGTATTCTGTTTCCTAATAAACCTTTATTTCCTATCGAACCACGAATCTTTAGGTGTACATGTTTTGTCAGAGATGTCCGTCCTCATGTTACAAAATTAGATCCTAAGTCTCTTAAGTGTGTCTTTCTTGGTTATTCTCGTCTTCAGAAGGGATATCGTTATTATTGTCCTGATCTTAATTGATACTTGGCATCTACTGATGTTACTTTTTTTGAAAGCACTCGGTTTTTCTCTGTATCCTCTTCTTTAGAACAAGTTGAGGATGATGATTGGTTGATTTATACGACTACCAGCATAGTAGCTGCAGACTTCAATCCACCACAAATTCAGCAACCACTTATTCACCATATCTATTCCAGAAGGCCGGTTTCCAGCGATTCATGTCCTGTACCTATGgcttcttcatcatcagatCCTTCTCCCGACTTGGACCTTCCCATTGCCATTCGGAAAGGTAAGCGTCAGTGCACTTACCCCATTTGTTCCTTTGTATCTTATGATCATTTGTCACCTTCttcctattcttttattacctCTATCAATTCCATTACTATTCCCAAAACAGTGCATGAAGCTTTATCTCACTCTGGTTGGCGCCACGCCATGATAGAAGAGATGAATGCATTAGATACAAATGGTACTTGGCAATTGGTTTATTTACCTGCAGGCAAAAAGGCGATCGGATGTAAATGAGTATTTACCATCAAAGTTAATCCAGATGGGTCAGTGGCTTGCCTCAAAGCCCGCTTAGTAGCAAAAGGCTATGCTCAGACTTATGGAGTGGATTATTCTGATACTTTCTCTCATGTTGCTAAAATGTCATCTGTTCGGATTTTCATCTCTCTGGCCGCTACACATGACTGGCCATTACATCAACTGGATATCAAAAATGTCTTTCTTCATGGTGATCTTAAGGAAGAAGTTTACATGGAGCAACCACCTGGATTTGTTGCTCAAAGGGAGTCTGGGAAAGTATGTCATCTTCACAAATCATTATATGGGTTGAAACAAAGCCCACGAGCTTGGTTTGGAAAATTCAGTGAAGCTATTAAGATATTTGGGatgagaaaatataaatctgaTCACTCAGTTTTCTATAAACACTCGGAATCTGGCATCATTCTGTTAGTGgtatatgtggatgatattGTAATCACTGGGAGTGATTCTATAGGCATCTCATCACTTAAGTCCTTCCTTCATTCCCAGTTTCACACGAAGGATAtggaaaatttgaaatattttttaggtgTTGAGGTAATGAGAAGCAAGAAAGGTATTTTTCTGTCCCAGCGAAAATATGTCCTTGATTTACTGCAAGAAACGGGAAAACTGGGGGCAAAACCGTGCAATGCACCAATGCATCCTAATATGAAATTCACAGAAGATGGTGAATTATTTGAGCATCCTGAGAGATATAGACGGCTAGTTGGGAAGTTGAATTACCTAACAATAACTCGACCTGATATTGCCTATTCAGTTAGTGTTGTTAGTTAATTTATGGTACCCAATACCATCATCATGGGCAGCCTTAGAACAAATATTGTGTTATCTAAAAGGAGCTCCAGGACGAGGAATTCTCTATCAAAAT comes from Ricinus communis isolate WT05 ecotype wild-type chromosome 5, ASM1957865v1, whole genome shotgun sequence and encodes:
- the LOC8261195 gene encoding RHOMBOID-like protein 9, chloroplastic isoform X1, translated to MAVVPVCYKMPYKNHLLTSQHSVRQHERSLVCLCLAFPQGCIFSDTRKSWQVICPTADILLKRKMGGLNASKGAFLNQGTSNVQNMTEASAVLRVWSMKGENSSMGSHASKTSINEKQLRLLDSYFGKLQGDANQPSTDSSDETTKLGNKSKEINPTEELQSLNSYLDKLSKDSNLENYVSSTSDDLTTESEKLVSVYEDSKRGEEEKPKSFVKLREKDANRGLRRSQALQQNDETSDLYLTSILVSINIAVFLFELASPVRNSEFELFTLPLLYGAKINDLILVGEWWRLLTPMFLHSGVFHMALGCWSLLTFGPQVSRGYGSFTFVLIFILGGISGNLTSFLHTPEPTVGGTGPIFAIIGAWLVFQMQNKDVIAKDISESMFQKAIIITGLSFILSHFEPIDDWTHLGATLTGIVYGYFTCPTLQLDNASSRSGQDEGVAFVRGYANSCKSLILFAVLIVLLISLLFFIEPPLDTLEPDDLAWFWKQDAIP
- the LOC8261195 gene encoding RHOMBOID-like protein 9, chloroplastic isoform X2, translating into MAVVPVCYKMPYKNHLLTSQHSVRQHERSLVCLCLAFPQGCIFSDTRKSWQVICPTADILLKRKMGGLNASKGAFLNQGTSNVQNMTEASAVLRVWSMKGENSSMGSHASKTSINEKQLRLLDSYFGKLQGDANQPSTDSSDETTKLGNKSKEINPTEELQSLNSYLDKLSKDSNLENYVSSTSDDLTTESEKLVSVYEDSKRGEEEKPKSFVKLREKDANRGLRRSQALQQNDETSDLYLTSILVSINIAVFLFELASPVRNSEFELFTLPLLYGAKINDLILVGEWWRLLTPMFLHSGVFHMALGCWSLLTFGPQVSRGYGSFTFVLIFILGGISGNLTSFLHTPEPTVGGTGPIFAIIGAWLVFQMQNKDVIAKDISESMFQKAIIITGLSFILSHFEPIDDWTHLGATLTGIVYGYFTCPTLQLDNASSRSGQDEGVAFVRGYANS